The Alistipes megaguti sequence GTATACAAAAACCCCTTGTTCCGCAACAGATACCGAACCCCGGATCCGAATCTATCGCCGGCTGCACTCCCGATCAATGTTGCGGGCAATAACATAGGCCAGAAGCTGCAAAATGCCGATTATCAGCAGCGCATAGCGCAGTGCAAAGGTCTCCGATACGAAATTTGCCAGAATCAGAAACAGTCCGCAGCCGAACAAACGGCCGATATAGAGTCCGAACTCATGCGACAGGATATAGGTGAACTCGCTGCGCTGTTCCGATTTCGAGACGATGTCGATGACCCGGAACTGAATCGGGAAATAGGCAATGTCGATCAACGGCCGGCTCAATACCAGGCACAACATGAAGATGACCACTCCGACCGACGAATAGAACCAGGCGTTGAAGAATCCCCCCAGAGCAAACAGAACGAGACCGACGGCCAGAATCGGCAACCGATCCTTGGGCAGCGATACCCGGCCCAGGATATAGAGCAGAATGGCCGACAAGATCGCCCCCACGGACTGAACCGTTCCCAGCGTGGCTTCGTTCCCCACGAGCGTCATGATCAGCATCGCCGGAGCCGTCACGATGTAGCCCTGGGCGATCCCCTTCAGGGCCGCAAGTCCGAGAAGCTTGTTCCACAGCCGCTCGAAGCGAAAAAAGAGGAAGGGTTTGTTCTCCGGATTCTGGAACTTGCCCCTGAAGATGACGAACGAGGCCAGAATGGTAATCAGAAAGACGGCGATCGTAATGATCCGATAGGCCATGTTGACCTCTCCGCCGAACCATCCGTTGTGCTCGGTGGCACCGATGAAGGCACCGATCAGGTAGGGAACCCCGACACCCGTAATCGTATAGAAAAAGGTTTCAAGCCCGTAATAGTAGTTCCGGTTGTCGTCGTTGGTCGAATCCAGGGCCAGGAAATCCCGATTCGACCAGAAAAAACCGTACGACAGACCCATCACCAGACCCGCTACCACGACTCCCGTCGTATCGAGATCCGAAAGCGTCATCATGATGCTCATCGAGATCCCGCTCAGAAGCATGCCGAACGAATAGAGCGTCGCAATCCGGAAACGGCGCAACAAAAATCCATTGATCAGGAACGTGATCGGAATACCCGTATAGCTGGCCAGCTGAAAGCAGACAACCAGCGTCGAGTCGGAACTGTTGCGCATGATGTAGGCGCCGATGAACATCTCGACAACCGGCAGAACCAACGAATAGAGCAGATTCGTGATCAGCAGGACCCGCATCCCGTGAGGGTAGGTCTGGAAGTGGCGGAATTCGGAGGTCAGTTTCGAGACAAGCCCCCTCCGGGAATTGGATGGGAGGACCCCTTGTTGCGAAGGTTTCATAGGTTCATTCAGGTTTTGATTATGACAAATTTAGACCCTTTTGCCCGACGGAAGGTGCCTTATTTGCACGGAAAGGTACCCTTTTTCATCTTCGCCCCAGCCTCAAAACAAGACATTGGCCCACAACGCATTAAGCAAAAACAGGGATCAACGGGGTTTAACGGCCGGAAACGGACCGTGCGTCAAAATGCAAAATGAGCGTACCTTTTCGAAAAGCATGAGTAACTCCCGCCATTTCGCTTTTCGTAATTTTGTTTTGGTCAAAAAGCCCCTTACAACCGGGCCCGAAGACCGCAAAACAAACCGTAGAAACCTAAAACAAGCCTATGAGAAACCTTGCCTCCCGATTCCCGGAGAATCCGATTCTCCGACCCGGAGATCTGGCCCCGAGCAGCCCGGATCTGACCATCGAATGCCTGCTCAACCCCGGCGTTTTCGAATACGACGGCCGCGTCTGGATGTTGCTGCGCGTCGCTGAACGTCCCCGGCAAAAGGAGGGGATCATCTCCTTCCCGATCAACGACCCCGAACGGGGAATCTCCATCATGGAGATTCCGACCGACTCTCCCGACCTCGATACCTCCGATCCTCGGGTCATTAATTATAAAGGTAACGACTACCTCACGACCCTCTCCTATCTGCGCCTCGTCTGCAGCGACGACGGCGTCCACTTCCGGGAGCCCGAGGGCTTCACCCCCATCTTCGGGCAGGGCCCCTACGAAACCTACGGCATCGAGGACTGCCGTGTGACAAAAATCGACGACACCTTCTATCTGACCTACACCGCCGTATCGGCAAACGGCGTCGCCGCGGGCATGATGTCGACGAAAAACTGGCACCAAATCAAACGGCATGGATTAATTTTGCCCCCTCACAACAAGGATTGCGCCCTGTTCGGACGCCCCGTCAACGGCAAATACTACATGTTCCATCGTCCCTCAAGCCCCCAGATCGGCGGTAACTACATCTGGATTGCCTCCTCGCCCGACCTCATCCATTGGGGCGAGCACCGCTGTATTGCCCGCTCCCGCAAGGGCATGTGGGACAGCGTCCGTGTCGGAGCCGGAGCCGCTCCGATCGAAACCCCCGCCGGATGGCTGATGATCTACCACGGCGCCGACGAACGGAACCGGTACTGTCTCGGAGCCATGCTCCTCGACCGGGAGGACCCCGGACGGGTCCTGGCCCGCTCCACGGAACCCGTCATGGAGCCCGACATGCCCTACGAACAGACCGGATTCTTCGGAAACGTCGTCTTTACCAACGGACAGATCGTACGCGGCGACGAAATCACCATCTACTACGGCGCCTCCGACGAGGTCATCTGCGGAGCCAGACTCTCCGTGGCCCGAATCCTCGAACAACTCGGATTCCCGCTCTGAAAGCGCTCTCCCCAAAACGTTCAAACAACTCAAACAACCTAATATCAACCCTAAAACCAACTGAAACGATGAAAGGAAAATTTTCCGCTTTTCGGTTTGTCCTG is a genomic window containing:
- a CDS encoding glycoside hydrolase family 130 protein produces the protein MRNLASRFPENPILRPGDLAPSSPDLTIECLLNPGVFEYDGRVWMLLRVAERPRQKEGIISFPINDPERGISIMEIPTDSPDLDTSDPRVINYKGNDYLTTLSYLRLVCSDDGVHFREPEGFTPIFGQGPYETYGIEDCRVTKIDDTFYLTYTAVSANGVAAGMMSTKNWHQIKRHGLILPPHNKDCALFGRPVNGKYYMFHRPSSPQIGGNYIWIASSPDLIHWGEHRCIARSRKGMWDSVRVGAGAAPIETPAGWLMIYHGADERNRYCLGAMLLDREDPGRVLARSTEPVMEPDMPYEQTGFFGNVVFTNGQIVRGDEITIYYGASDEVICGARLSVARILEQLGFPL
- a CDS encoding MFS transporter, whose amino-acid sequence is MKPSQQGVLPSNSRRGLVSKLTSEFRHFQTYPHGMRVLLITNLLYSLVLPVVEMFIGAYIMRNSSDSTLVVCFQLASYTGIPITFLINGFLLRRFRIATLYSFGMLLSGISMSIMMTLSDLDTTGVVVAGLVMGLSYGFFWSNRDFLALDSTNDDNRNYYYGLETFFYTITGVGVPYLIGAFIGATEHNGWFGGEVNMAYRIITIAVFLITILASFVIFRGKFQNPENKPFLFFRFERLWNKLLGLAALKGIAQGYIVTAPAMLIMTLVGNEATLGTVQSVGAILSAILLYILGRVSLPKDRLPILAVGLVLFALGGFFNAWFYSSVGVVIFMLCLVLSRPLIDIAYFPIQFRVIDIVSKSEQRSEFTYILSHEFGLYIGRLFGCGLFLILANFVSETFALRYALLIIGILQLLAYVIARNIDRECSRR